The following coding sequences are from one Ovis canadensis isolate MfBH-ARS-UI-01 breed Bighorn chromosome 7, ARS-UI_OviCan_v2, whole genome shotgun sequence window:
- the PATL2 gene encoding protein PAT1 homolog 2 isoform X6 has product MTRPSGKASRGAGVYLPEANSALSPEETATEQVCQPEKIKCLQGCRLNQGSGKPRGPLALEEELVSASQLEEEDLGPDLAPDVEEEGAEEEEEDGLGDPAVQSAVHNSQTPGHLAPLPFRPSLPSAGSAARHFGPQLPAPDPSLLCSPPTSWPLRLSPRFFLSLRSHLTQLHPQHQRILKQQQQQGRPRSPPAKKWPQQPDSYANLMTQKEKDWVVKVQMVQLQSEKPRLDDYYYQEYYQKLEKKQADEELLGRRSRFESLKLVTPYIQKAEAYESVVRIEGSLGQVAVSTCFTPRRAIDAVPHGTQEQETAAASSQRLWVLYRIEKMFLQLLEIEDGQQEAQPRDSEQRSSQVEKLFQALKAQGQNNLEAADDGFLQALSVGKGKALVARLLPFLPRDRAVSLLLAITRHLPFLVKRDVADQALQMLFQPLSKCIRHLTFWELLQGLQGLMRLPPGSSERPITVVLQNQYHWDVC; this is encoded by the exons ATGACCAGGCCGAGCGGAAAGGCCAGCCGCGGCGCTGGG GTTTACCTTCCAGAGGCTAACAGTGCTCTCTCGCCAGAGGAAACAGCCACAGAGCAAGTCTGCCAGCCCGAAAAGATAAAGTGCCTCCAAG GCTGCCGCTTAAACCAAGGCTCAGGCAAGCCCCGTGGCCCCTTGGCTCTGGAGGAAGAGCTGGTGTCTGCCTCTCAACTGGAGGAAGAGGACCTGGGTCCAGATTTAGCGCCAGACGTGGAGGAGGAGGgagcggaggaggaggaggaggacggtCTGGGGGACCCAGCTGTCCAGAGCGCTGTCCACAACAGCCAG ACCCCGGGCCACCTGGCTCCCCTTCCGTTCCGGCCCTCCCTTCCCAGCGCCGGCTCTGCAGCCCGCCACTTTGGACCTCAGCTGCCCGCACCAGACCCGTCGCTTCTCTGCAGCCCGCCCACCTCGTGGCCCCTGAGGCTCAG CCCACGTTTCTTTCTGAGCCTCCGCAGCCATCTGACCCAGCTCCACCCTCAGCACCAGCGGATcttgaagcagcagcagcagcagggtcgaCCACGAAG TCCCCCAGCCAAGAAGTGGCCTCAGCAGCCAGACTCCTATGCTAACCTCATGACGCAGAAAGAGAAGGACTGGGTGGTAAAAGTGCAGATGGTTCAGCTGCAGAGTGAGAAGCCGCGCCTCGATGACTATTACTACCAG GAATATTATCAGAAACTAGAGAAGAAGCAGGCAGATGAAGAGCTGCTTGGGCGAAGAAGCAGGTTTGAGTCTCTCAAGCTGGTCACACCTTACATTCAGAAGGCGGAGGCTTATGAATCAG TGGTTCGAATTGAGGGTTCCCTGGGCCAGGTAGCTGTATCGACGTGTTTTACCCCTCGCCGAGCTATTGATGCTGTGCCCCACGGAACTCAAGAGCAG GAGACAGCAGCTGCAAGCAGTCAGAGGCTGTGGGTGCTGTACCGGATTGAGAAG ATGTTCCTTCAGTTGCTGGAGATAGAGGATGGCCAGCAGGAGGCCCAGCCCCGTGACTCAGAGCAGCGGAGCAGCCAGGTTGAGAAGCTCTTCCAGGCCTTAAAGGCCCAGGGGCAGAATAATTTGGA GGCGGCGGATGACGGCTTCCTGCAGGCGCTGTCCGTGGGGAAGGGGAAAGCCCTGGTGGCCCGgctcctccccttcctgccccGAGATCGAGCTGTCAGCTTGCTGCTGGCCATCACCCGCCACCTGCCCTTCCTGGTCAAGAGGGATGTGGCCGATCAG GCCCTGCAAATGTTATTTCAACCTCTAAGCAAATGTATCAGGCACTTGACCTTCTGGGAACTCCTCCAAGGACTTCAGGGACTCATGCGGCtaccacctggctcctctgagcGGCCAATCACTGTGGTGCTTCAGAATCAG TACCACTgggatgtgtgctaa
- the PATL2 gene encoding protein PAT1 homolog 2 isoform X4 — protein sequence MTRPSGKASRGAGVYLPEANSALSPEETATEQVCQPEKIKCLQGCRLNQGSGKPRGPLALEEELVSASQLEEEDLGPDLAPDVEEEGAEEEEEDGLGDPAVQSAVHNSQTPGHLAPLPFRPSLPSAGSAARHFGPQLPAPDPSLLCSPPTSWPLRLSPRFFLSLRSHLTQLHPQHQRILKQQQQQGRPRSPPAKKWPQQPDSYANLMTQKEKDWVVKVQMVQLQSEKPRLDDYYYQEYYQKLEKKQADEELLGRRSRFESLKLVTPYIQKAEAYESVVRIEGSLGQVAVSTCFTPRRAIDAVPHGTQEQETAAASSQRLWVLYRIEKMFLQLLEIEDGQQEAQPRDSEQRSSQVEKLFQALKAQGQNNLEAADDGFLQALSVGKGKALVARLLPFLPRDRAVSLLLAITRHLPFLVKRDVADQALQMLFQPLSKCIRHLTFWELLQGLQGLMRLPPGSSERPITVVLQNQDRHGGSHCLGDCSDAYSLSGRTPGRPQQPSSPVLSPRGQTIGTEAGG from the exons ATGACCAGGCCGAGCGGAAAGGCCAGCCGCGGCGCTGGG GTTTACCTTCCAGAGGCTAACAGTGCTCTCTCGCCAGAGGAAACAGCCACAGAGCAAGTCTGCCAGCCCGAAAAGATAAAGTGCCTCCAAG GCTGCCGCTTAAACCAAGGCTCAGGCAAGCCCCGTGGCCCCTTGGCTCTGGAGGAAGAGCTGGTGTCTGCCTCTCAACTGGAGGAAGAGGACCTGGGTCCAGATTTAGCGCCAGACGTGGAGGAGGAGGgagcggaggaggaggaggaggacggtCTGGGGGACCCAGCTGTCCAGAGCGCTGTCCACAACAGCCAG ACCCCGGGCCACCTGGCTCCCCTTCCGTTCCGGCCCTCCCTTCCCAGCGCCGGCTCTGCAGCCCGCCACTTTGGACCTCAGCTGCCCGCACCAGACCCGTCGCTTCTCTGCAGCCCGCCCACCTCGTGGCCCCTGAGGCTCAG CCCACGTTTCTTTCTGAGCCTCCGCAGCCATCTGACCCAGCTCCACCCTCAGCACCAGCGGATcttgaagcagcagcagcagcagggtcgaCCACGAAG TCCCCCAGCCAAGAAGTGGCCTCAGCAGCCAGACTCCTATGCTAACCTCATGACGCAGAAAGAGAAGGACTGGGTGGTAAAAGTGCAGATGGTTCAGCTGCAGAGTGAGAAGCCGCGCCTCGATGACTATTACTACCAG GAATATTATCAGAAACTAGAGAAGAAGCAGGCAGATGAAGAGCTGCTTGGGCGAAGAAGCAGGTTTGAGTCTCTCAAGCTGGTCACACCTTACATTCAGAAGGCGGAGGCTTATGAATCAG TGGTTCGAATTGAGGGTTCCCTGGGCCAGGTAGCTGTATCGACGTGTTTTACCCCTCGCCGAGCTATTGATGCTGTGCCCCACGGAACTCAAGAGCAG GAGACAGCAGCTGCAAGCAGTCAGAGGCTGTGGGTGCTGTACCGGATTGAGAAG ATGTTCCTTCAGTTGCTGGAGATAGAGGATGGCCAGCAGGAGGCCCAGCCCCGTGACTCAGAGCAGCGGAGCAGCCAGGTTGAGAAGCTCTTCCAGGCCTTAAAGGCCCAGGGGCAGAATAATTTGGA GGCGGCGGATGACGGCTTCCTGCAGGCGCTGTCCGTGGGGAAGGGGAAAGCCCTGGTGGCCCGgctcctccccttcctgccccGAGATCGAGCTGTCAGCTTGCTGCTGGCCATCACCCGCCACCTGCCCTTCCTGGTCAAGAGGGATGTGGCCGATCAG GCCCTGCAAATGTTATTTCAACCTCTAAGCAAATGTATCAGGCACTTGACCTTCTGGGAACTCCTCCAAGGACTTCAGGGACTCATGCGGCtaccacctggctcctctgagcGGCCAATCACTGTGGTGCTTCAGAATCAG GACAGACATGGTGGTTCTCACTGCCTGGGAGATTGCTCAGATGCCTACAGCCTCTCTGGCAGAACCCCTGGCCGTCCCCAGCAACCTTCTTCCCCTGTTCTGTCACCACGTGGACAGACAATTGGTACAGAAGCTGGAGGCTAG
- the PATL2 gene encoding protein PAT1 homolog 2 isoform X7 has product MTRPSGKASRGAGVYLPEANSALSPEETATEQVCQPEKIKCLQGCRLNQGSGKPRGPLALEEELVSASQLEEEDLGPDLAPDVEEEGAEEEEEDGLGDPAVQSAVHNSQTPGHLAPLPFRPSLPSAGSAARHFGPQLPAPDPSLLCSPPTSWPLRLSPRFFLSLRSHLTQLHPQHQRILKQQQQQGRPRSPPAKKWPQQPDSYANLMTQKEKDWVVKVQMVQLQSEKPRLDDYYYQEYYQKLEKKQADEELLGRRSRFESLKLVTPYIQKAEAYESVVRIEGSLGQVAVSTCFTPRRAIDAVPHGTQEQETAAASSQRLWVLYRIEKMFLQLLEIEDGQQEAQPRDSEQRSSQVEKLFQALKAQGQNNLEAADDGFLQALSVGKGKALVARLLPFLPRDRAVSLLLAITRHLPFLVKRDVADQALQMLFQPLSKCIRHLTFWELLQGLQGLMRLPPGSSERPITVVLQNQWLIL; this is encoded by the exons ATGACCAGGCCGAGCGGAAAGGCCAGCCGCGGCGCTGGG GTTTACCTTCCAGAGGCTAACAGTGCTCTCTCGCCAGAGGAAACAGCCACAGAGCAAGTCTGCCAGCCCGAAAAGATAAAGTGCCTCCAAG GCTGCCGCTTAAACCAAGGCTCAGGCAAGCCCCGTGGCCCCTTGGCTCTGGAGGAAGAGCTGGTGTCTGCCTCTCAACTGGAGGAAGAGGACCTGGGTCCAGATTTAGCGCCAGACGTGGAGGAGGAGGgagcggaggaggaggaggaggacggtCTGGGGGACCCAGCTGTCCAGAGCGCTGTCCACAACAGCCAG ACCCCGGGCCACCTGGCTCCCCTTCCGTTCCGGCCCTCCCTTCCCAGCGCCGGCTCTGCAGCCCGCCACTTTGGACCTCAGCTGCCCGCACCAGACCCGTCGCTTCTCTGCAGCCCGCCCACCTCGTGGCCCCTGAGGCTCAG CCCACGTTTCTTTCTGAGCCTCCGCAGCCATCTGACCCAGCTCCACCCTCAGCACCAGCGGATcttgaagcagcagcagcagcagggtcgaCCACGAAG TCCCCCAGCCAAGAAGTGGCCTCAGCAGCCAGACTCCTATGCTAACCTCATGACGCAGAAAGAGAAGGACTGGGTGGTAAAAGTGCAGATGGTTCAGCTGCAGAGTGAGAAGCCGCGCCTCGATGACTATTACTACCAG GAATATTATCAGAAACTAGAGAAGAAGCAGGCAGATGAAGAGCTGCTTGGGCGAAGAAGCAGGTTTGAGTCTCTCAAGCTGGTCACACCTTACATTCAGAAGGCGGAGGCTTATGAATCAG TGGTTCGAATTGAGGGTTCCCTGGGCCAGGTAGCTGTATCGACGTGTTTTACCCCTCGCCGAGCTATTGATGCTGTGCCCCACGGAACTCAAGAGCAG GAGACAGCAGCTGCAAGCAGTCAGAGGCTGTGGGTGCTGTACCGGATTGAGAAG ATGTTCCTTCAGTTGCTGGAGATAGAGGATGGCCAGCAGGAGGCCCAGCCCCGTGACTCAGAGCAGCGGAGCAGCCAGGTTGAGAAGCTCTTCCAGGCCTTAAAGGCCCAGGGGCAGAATAATTTGGA GGCGGCGGATGACGGCTTCCTGCAGGCGCTGTCCGTGGGGAAGGGGAAAGCCCTGGTGGCCCGgctcctccccttcctgccccGAGATCGAGCTGTCAGCTTGCTGCTGGCCATCACCCGCCACCTGCCCTTCCTGGTCAAGAGGGATGTGGCCGATCAG GCCCTGCAAATGTTATTTCAACCTCTAAGCAAATGTATCAGGCACTTGACCTTCTGGGAACTCCTCCAAGGACTTCAGGGACTCATGCGGCtaccacctggctcctctgagcGGCCAATCACTGTGGTGCTTCAGAATCAG TGGCTTATCCTGTGA